One part of the Truepera radiovictrix DSM 17093 genome encodes these proteins:
- a CDS encoding vWA domain-containing protein, producing MPTTRYSKYEATLDDLDMADLMKMIQDRLLESGFRRNPWDPDPNYQQTLQDLYDAIAEALINHELVSEEMIEAAMNAENWMDSKFGEVVRELAQRLEREGYLKPTGGDEQSDPTQPGLGGQGPDRDPGQVTFELTNKAIDFLGYRTLRDVLGGAGKSSVGAHETKFQTTGVETTAESKPYEFGDTLNLDVATTFQNAAKHGLREDGTFELEYGDLQVLQAEYYSSAATVVLLDCSHSMILYGEDRFTPAKQVALALAHLIQTQYRGDTIQFALFHNSAEEIPLARLAQAQVGPYHTNTAEGLRLAQKLLKRQNKDMKQIVMITDGKPSAITLPNGRVYKNAYGLDPMVLGETLREVGNCRRAGIQINTFMLARDPELIAFVQRVSAMTRGKAYFTTPHTIGRYVLMDFQSRRTKTVN from the coding sequence ATGCCCACGACCCGCTACAGCAAGTACGAGGCGACCCTAGACGACCTCGACATGGCGGACCTGATGAAGATGATTCAGGACCGGCTTTTGGAGTCGGGTTTCCGGCGTAACCCCTGGGACCCCGACCCCAACTACCAGCAGACGCTCCAAGACCTCTACGACGCCATCGCCGAGGCGCTCATCAACCACGAGCTCGTCTCCGAGGAGATGATCGAGGCGGCGATGAACGCCGAAAACTGGATGGACTCGAAGTTCGGTGAGGTGGTGCGCGAGCTCGCGCAGCGGCTCGAGCGCGAAGGCTACCTCAAACCGACCGGTGGCGACGAGCAGAGCGACCCCACCCAACCGGGACTCGGGGGGCAGGGGCCCGACCGCGACCCCGGCCAAGTCACGTTCGAGCTGACAAACAAAGCCATCGACTTTCTCGGCTACCGCACCCTGCGCGACGTCTTGGGCGGCGCCGGCAAATCCTCGGTCGGCGCCCACGAGACGAAGTTTCAGACGACCGGCGTCGAAACGACCGCCGAATCCAAACCCTACGAATTCGGTGACACCCTCAACCTAGACGTCGCCACGACCTTTCAAAACGCCGCTAAGCACGGCCTCAGGGAAGACGGCACCTTTGAGCTCGAGTATGGCGACTTGCAGGTGCTGCAGGCCGAGTACTACTCGTCGGCGGCGACAGTGGTGCTCCTAGACTGCTCGCACTCGATGATCCTCTACGGCGAGGACCGGTTTACCCCCGCTAAACAGGTCGCGTTGGCCCTAGCGCACCTGATTCAGACGCAGTACCGCGGCGACACCATTCAGTTCGCGCTCTTTCACAACTCCGCCGAGGAGATCCCCCTAGCGCGGCTGGCGCAGGCGCAGGTAGGGCCTTATCACACGAACACCGCCGAGGGGCTGCGCTTGGCGCAAAAGCTGCTTAAGCGCCAGAACAAGGACATGAAGCAGATCGTGATGATCACCGACGGCAAACCCTCGGCGATCACCCTGCCGAACGGACGGGTTTACAAAAACGCTTACGGGCTTGATCCGATGGTCTTAGGCGAAACCCTGCGCGAGGTCGGCAACTGCCGCCGCGCCGGGATTCAGATCAACACCTTTATGCTGGCGCGCGACCCCGAACTCATCGCGTTCGTGCAGCGCGTCTCGGCGATGACGCGGGGCAAAGCGTACTTCACGACGCCGCACACGATCGGTCGCTACGTCCTGATGGACTTCCAGTCGCGGCGAACGAAGACGGTCAACTGA
- a CDS encoding sigma 54-interacting transcriptional regulator → MKETTLGALRGTPWAAKAGRSVKQELRDNLICRLREKRPIFPGIVGYESTVVPQVVNAILSRHNFILLGLRGQAKTRILRQLTDLLDPEIPVLRDSELNDDPLAPISAEGRRIVAEQGDDAAVAWLPAEARYIEKLATPDVTVADIIGDVDPIKAAKLGTQLGDERSVHYGLLPRANRGIFAMNELPDLAGKVQVALFNIMQEGDVQIKGYPIRLPLDVMLVFSANPEDYTARGKIITPLKDRIGSEIRTHYPATVEEGMAITAQEAWTDRDQTVRVPAFVAEIAEEVAFVARDDARVDKHSGVSQRLPISLLENVLSNAERRAYTLGEAPIARVTDLYGALSAVTGKLELEYEGELKGGEAVARDIVRRAVAQVFGRRASGVATEPITTYFDEDNALKVPDTLRTEQLIDLFARVPGLLDAARQLAESRQPQDVAVAAEFVLEGLYARKQVARSEERGYSAAEPDMTQVSRRRWN, encoded by the coding sequence ATGAAAGAGACGACCTTAGGCGCACTGCGCGGTACCCCCTGGGCCGCTAAAGCCGGGCGCAGCGTCAAGCAGGAGCTGCGCGACAACCTCATCTGCCGTCTGCGCGAAAAGCGCCCCATCTTCCCGGGGATCGTCGGCTACGAGAGCACCGTCGTGCCGCAGGTGGTCAACGCGATCTTAAGCCGCCACAACTTTATCCTGCTGGGGCTGCGCGGTCAGGCAAAGACGCGCATCTTGCGCCAACTCACCGACCTGCTCGATCCCGAGATCCCGGTGCTGCGCGACAGTGAGCTCAACGACGACCCCCTGGCGCCGATTAGCGCCGAGGGGCGGCGCATCGTCGCCGAACAGGGTGATGACGCGGCCGTGGCGTGGCTTCCGGCCGAGGCGCGCTACATCGAAAAGCTCGCGACCCCCGACGTTACGGTCGCCGACATCATCGGCGACGTCGACCCGATCAAGGCGGCAAAGCTCGGCACGCAGCTCGGCGACGAGCGCAGCGTCCACTACGGCCTCCTGCCGCGCGCCAACCGCGGCATCTTCGCCATGAACGAGCTTCCCGACCTCGCGGGCAAGGTGCAAGTGGCGCTCTTTAACATCATGCAAGAGGGTGACGTGCAGATTAAGGGTTACCCCATCCGCCTGCCTTTAGACGTCATGTTGGTGTTTTCGGCCAACCCCGAAGACTACACCGCCCGCGGCAAGATCATCACGCCCCTAAAAGACCGTATCGGTTCGGAGATCCGCACCCATTACCCGGCAACCGTCGAGGAGGGGATGGCGATCACCGCGCAAGAAGCGTGGACCGACCGGGATCAAACGGTTCGCGTGCCCGCTTTCGTCGCCGAGATCGCCGAGGAGGTGGCCTTCGTCGCCCGCGACGACGCGCGCGTCGACAAGCACTCGGGGGTGTCGCAGCGGCTGCCGATCAGCCTCTTGGAAAACGTCCTCAGCAACGCCGAGCGCCGCGCCTACACCTTGGGCGAAGCGCCCATCGCGCGTGTGACCGACCTCTACGGGGCGTTGTCGGCGGTGACCGGCAAGTTGGAGCTCGAGTACGAGGGCGAGCTCAAAGGGGGCGAGGCGGTCGCCCGCGACATCGTGCGGCGCGCGGTCGCGCAGGTTTTCGGGCGCCGCGCGAGCGGCGTCGCAACGGAGCCGATCACCACCTACTTCGACGAGGACAACGCCCTCAAGGTGCCCGACACGTTGCGCACGGAGCAGCTTATCGACCTCTTCGCGCGGGTGCCGGGGCTTCTAGACGCGGCGCGCCAGCTCGCTGAGAGCAGGCAGCCCCAAGACGTCGCGGTCGCCGCCGAGTTCGTCCTCGAGGGGCTCTACGCCCGCAAACAGGTCGCTCGGAGCGAGGAGCGCGGCTACAGCGCCGCAGAACCAGACATGACCCAGGTCTCGAGGAGACGGTGGAATTAG
- a CDS encoding cation:proton antiporter, translated as MDLSEWLLVVSGLLALAVLLGALAERVRLPVTAVLTVVGVAASWLGGQFGVASPLQGEVFEEVVVFLFLPVLVFEAAYGLSTRAFVRNLAPILVLAIPAVLVAALFVGFALFWVLGVPLSAALLFGALICATDPVAVVAIFRELGVPSRLLTLVEGESLLNDGVAIVLFSILLAAALGDEVSALAGVWEFVSVFLGGAAIGTAVGLAAALALPWLEHLPAAALSVAVAYGGFVLADAVLGFSGVMATVAAGLVLSALAPSRASERVRASWRELWEALGYVANALLFLLIGLAIDPLLFGEHLGAVTLAVAVVLAARVAAVVPLVSVVERLAGVPPVGFRNEAVLIWGGLRGGVALALALPEELPQRELFVAMTGGVVLATLLLNATTVRTLVHRLGLDRPTRADRFLADGARLSGVRAAQRQLEALGLDEPAVVAALRAAEEAVRRELARIDLSADEELEVLTRRGLFVERDTYQRLSDAGLLPPSATRALLHEVDDQIEALGVGRVTLEGLYERPRPRLDRLWERLSGLLPSPLGDDPTELAYAEAAARRLAARRTVEALELFERLPNVRAETLERAQRTFVRWEEAAVAALDELDGRAAHDLMGVHRRQAEALCRVAAEDALRELADVGLLPAALAERTAEEVAARAEA; from the coding sequence GTGGACTTGTCGGAGTGGCTCCTCGTCGTCTCGGGACTTCTCGCCTTGGCGGTGCTTCTCGGCGCGCTCGCCGAACGCGTTCGCCTGCCCGTCACCGCCGTGCTCACCGTCGTAGGGGTCGCCGCTTCGTGGCTGGGCGGCCAGTTCGGCGTCGCAAGCCCGCTCCAGGGGGAGGTGTTCGAAGAGGTCGTCGTCTTTCTCTTTCTGCCGGTGCTCGTTTTCGAGGCGGCGTACGGCCTCTCGACCCGCGCTTTCGTGCGCAACTTGGCACCGATCCTCGTGCTCGCGATTCCGGCTGTGCTCGTCGCCGCGCTTTTCGTCGGTTTCGCCCTCTTCTGGGTGCTCGGCGTGCCCCTAAGCGCCGCGCTCCTTTTTGGCGCGCTGATCTGTGCGACCGACCCGGTCGCGGTCGTCGCGATCTTTCGCGAGCTCGGCGTCCCGAGCCGTCTTCTCACCCTCGTCGAGGGCGAGAGCCTGCTCAACGACGGCGTCGCGATTGTGCTCTTTAGCATCCTGCTCGCGGCGGCGCTCGGCGATGAGGTGAGCGCGCTTGCAGGGGTCTGGGAGTTCGTGAGCGTCTTTTTGGGGGGCGCAGCGATCGGCACCGCCGTCGGTCTAGCGGCCGCCTTGGCGCTGCCGTGGCTCGAGCACCTCCCCGCCGCCGCCCTCTCGGTCGCGGTGGCTTACGGCGGCTTCGTCCTCGCCGACGCGGTGCTCGGCTTTTCCGGCGTGATGGCGACCGTCGCGGCGGGGCTCGTGCTGAGCGCGCTAGCGCCGAGCCGCGCCTCGGAGCGCGTCCGGGCGTCGTGGCGCGAGCTGTGGGAGGCGCTCGGCTACGTCGCCAACGCCCTCTTGTTCCTGCTGATCGGGCTGGCGATCGACCCCCTGCTCTTCGGCGAACACCTCGGCGCCGTCACCCTGGCGGTCGCCGTGGTGCTCGCGGCGCGCGTCGCGGCGGTCGTGCCGCTCGTCTCAGTGGTTGAGCGCCTCGCGGGGGTGCCGCCGGTGGGCTTTCGCAACGAGGCGGTGCTTATCTGGGGGGGGCTGCGGGGCGGGGTCGCGCTCGCCCTCGCGCTGCCCGAAGAGCTGCCCCAACGCGAACTCTTCGTCGCCATGACGGGGGGCGTGGTGCTCGCCACCTTGCTTCTTAACGCAACCACCGTCCGGACCCTCGTGCACCGCCTGGGGCTCGACCGACCGACCCGCGCCGACCGGTTTCTAGCGGACGGCGCGCGGCTCTCGGGGGTGCGGGCCGCGCAGCGGCAGCTAGAGGCTTTGGGGCTCGACGAACCGGCCGTCGTCGCGGCGCTTAGAGCGGCCGAGGAGGCGGTGCGCAGGGAGCTCGCGCGCATCGACCTGAGCGCCGACGAGGAGCTCGAGGTGCTGACGCGGCGCGGGCTCTTCGTCGAGCGCGACACCTATCAGCGGCTGAGCGACGCGGGGCTCTTGCCGCCGAGCGCGACGCGCGCGCTGCTCCACGAAGTCGACGACCAGATCGAGGCGTTGGGGGTCGGGCGCGTCACGCTCGAAGGGCTCTACGAGCGCCCGCGCCCCCGCCTCGACCGGCTCTGGGAGCGCCTCAGCGGCCTGCTCCCCAGCCCTTTGGGCGATGACCCGACCGAGCTGGCCTACGCGGAGGCGGCCGCGCGGCGGCTCGCCGCGCGGCGCACGGTCGAGGCGCTCGAGCTTTTCGAGCGCCTGCCGAACGTCCGCGCCGAGACCCTCGAGCGGGCGCAGCGCACCTTCGTGCGCTGGGAGGAGGCGGCGGTGGCCGCTCTGGACGAACTCGACGGCCGCGCGGCGCACGACCTCATGGGGGTGCACCGGCGCCAAGCCGAGGCGCTCTGCCGCGTCGCCGCCGAGGACGCCCTGCGCGAGCTCGCCGACGTCGGGCTGCTCCCCGCCGCCCTCGCCGAGCGCACCGCCGAGGAGGTCGCCGCTCGAGCCGAAGCGTAG
- a CDS encoding competence/damage-inducible protein A has product MTAELLSVGTELLLGEIIDTNSAWLAQDLARRGVDVLWSQRVGDNLGRLIQALQQALSRSELVVMCGGLGPTSDDLTREAIAAVLGETPVVDAGLERELRARFASYRAAMPEANLKQAWLIPSARALPNPLGTAPGWLVETRLDGVRRRVVALPGPPRELTRMWLSEAVPRLELPPAALYTKTLKTHLIGESAVAERLGSLTDGANPSVATYAKRDGVHVRVAAKADTPEAARAMAASVEQEVRARLRDKLWGEDDDELAGLVLAALRARGETLATMESLTGGLLGDLLTSVAGASAAYAGGLITYQTAQKVAFGVPRKLLDTHTSVSAEAAGAMAAAAAERFGTTYGLATTGVAGPERADGKPVGEVHLAVYYRGERSTRSLQLPPLERNWVRERAAFGALSLLWTVLRGD; this is encoded by the coding sequence ATGACCGCCGAACTCCTCAGCGTGGGCACCGAACTCCTTTTGGGTGAGATCATCGACACCAACAGCGCCTGGCTGGCTCAAGACCTCGCGCGGCGCGGGGTCGACGTGCTCTGGTCGCAGCGCGTCGGCGACAACTTGGGGCGCCTTATCCAGGCGCTGCAGCAGGCGCTCTCGCGCAGCGAGCTGGTGGTGATGTGCGGCGGCCTCGGCCCGACGAGCGACGACCTCACGCGCGAAGCCATCGCCGCCGTGCTGGGCGAGACGCCGGTCGTCGACGCGGGGCTCGAGCGCGAGCTGCGCGCGCGCTTCGCCTCGTACCGCGCGGCGATGCCCGAGGCCAACCTCAAGCAGGCGTGGCTGATCCCCTCGGCGCGAGCGCTCCCCAACCCCTTGGGCACCGCCCCGGGGTGGCTCGTCGAGACGCGGCTAGACGGGGTGCGCCGGCGCGTCGTCGCCCTCCCTGGCCCCCCCCGCGAGCTCACGCGGATGTGGCTCAGCGAAGCGGTGCCGCGCCTCGAGCTGCCCCCCGCGGCGCTCTACACGAAAACGCTCAAAACCCACCTCATCGGCGAGTCGGCGGTCGCGGAGCGGCTCGGGAGCCTCACCGACGGCGCCAACCCGAGCGTCGCCACCTACGCCAAACGCGACGGCGTGCACGTGCGCGTCGCCGCCAAAGCCGACACCCCGGAGGCCGCTAGAGCGATGGCCGCGAGTGTCGAACAGGAGGTGCGCGCGCGGCTCCGCGACAAGCTGTGGGGCGAGGACGACGACGAGCTCGCGGGGCTCGTGCTCGCCGCGCTCAGAGCGCGCGGCGAGACGCTCGCTACCATGGAGTCGCTGACCGGTGGGCTCTTGGGGGATCTGCTCACGTCGGTCGCGGGCGCGTCGGCGGCGTACGCGGGGGGTCTCATCACCTACCAAACGGCGCAGAAGGTCGCTTTCGGCGTCCCTCGAAAGCTGTTAGACACCCACACCAGCGTCTCCGCCGAGGCAGCGGGGGCGATGGCCGCGGCTGCCGCCGAGCGCTTCGGCACCACTTACGGCCTCGCCACGACGGGGGTCGCGGGGCCCGAGCGCGCGGACGGCAAACCGGTCGGCGAGGTGCACCTCGCCGTCTACTACCGCGGCGAACGCAGCACCCGGAGCCTGCAGCTACCCCCCCTCGAGCGCAACTGGGTCCGCGAGCGCGCGGCGTTCGGCGCGCTCTCCCTCCTCTGGACGGTGCTGCGCGGCGACTAG
- the recA gene encoding recombinase RecA gives MKDTDNPSAPSGAPPQLDPARRRSLESTLSQIEKQFGKGAIMRLGDDRSLLDQGVIPTGSMSVDLALGVGGVPRGRIIEIYGPESGGKTTLSLHVIAEAQRLGGVAAFVDAEHALDPTYAKALGVDTDELLVSQPDTGEQALEITELLVRSGAVDVVVVDSVAALVPRAEIEGEMGDAHVGLQARLMSQALRKLTGALAKSRTTAIFINQIREKIGVMYGNPETTPGGRALKFYASVRLEVRRKGDVKSGADKVGNQVRVKVTKNKVAPPFKEAEVEILFGKGIDKLGDLITIATDLDLIQKSGSFYKYDGVTIGQGKEKAASYLLDNPHLIDALRQRVVAAVRGGAEAGDEVDALRGGA, from the coding sequence ATGAAGGACACCGACAATCCCTCCGCCCCCTCGGGGGCGCCACCACAGCTCGACCCCGCACGGCGGCGGAGCCTGGAGAGCACGCTGTCGCAGATCGAGAAGCAGTTCGGCAAGGGCGCCATCATGCGCCTCGGCGACGACCGCTCGCTACTCGACCAGGGCGTCATCCCCACCGGCTCGATGTCCGTCGACCTCGCCCTGGGCGTCGGCGGCGTCCCCAGAGGCCGCATCATCGAGATCTACGGCCCCGAGTCCGGCGGCAAAACCACCCTCTCCTTGCACGTCATCGCCGAAGCCCAGCGCCTGGGCGGCGTCGCCGCTTTTGTCGACGCCGAGCACGCGCTCGACCCCACCTACGCCAAAGCCCTGGGCGTCGACACCGACGAACTCCTCGTCTCCCAACCCGACACCGGCGAGCAAGCTTTGGAGATCACCGAGCTCCTGGTCCGCTCCGGCGCGGTCGACGTGGTGGTGGTCGACTCGGTCGCCGCTTTGGTCCCCAGAGCCGAGATCGAGGGCGAGATGGGCGACGCCCACGTCGGTCTGCAAGCCCGGCTCATGAGCCAAGCCCTGCGCAAGCTCACCGGCGCGCTCGCCAAAAGCCGCACCACCGCCATTTTCATCAACCAGATCCGCGAAAAGATCGGCGTCATGTACGGCAACCCCGAGACCACCCCGGGGGGGCGGGCGCTCAAGTTCTACGCCTCGGTCCGTTTGGAGGTCCGCCGCAAGGGCGACGTCAAGTCCGGCGCCGACAAGGTCGGCAACCAGGTGCGGGTCAAGGTGACCAAGAACAAGGTGGCCCCGCCCTTTAAAGAAGCCGAGGTCGAGATCCTCTTCGGCAAAGGCATCGACAAGCTCGGCGACCTCATCACCATCGCCACCGACTTAGACCTCATCCAAAAGTCCGGCTCCTTTTACAAGTACGACGGCGTTACCATCGGTCAGGGCAAGGAAAAAGCCGCTAGCTACCTCCTCGACAACCCCCACCTCATCGACGCTTTGCGCCAACGCGTCGTCGCCGCCGTCCGGGGGGGGGCGGAAGCCGGGGATGAGGTGGACGCCCTGCGTGGGGGCGCCTGA
- the rny gene encoding ribonuclease Y: MGGFGVVLALLLGLLIGGAVGLLWRRQRDDEIIARAEAEADKRRRSAQEEAQRLVAAAQARSDELLAGARERLEEEARRAKAALDEELRRTRQVFDFELARLREDAERDRESARELREELRRDRERLDATEERLTRRGEQQDARALKLDDLEERLDRREEALEAREEALEAQRSEVERRLYEVAQLTRESATEMILAKLDSELEREKAVRIRAQLERADSEAKRKSTNILAQAVQRSASEVSAAISVSVVPIPSDAMKGRIIGREGRNIRAFESLTGVDLIIDDTPEAVLLSSFNPIRREVAKLALTELVTDGRIHPARIEETVQKAQSEMQSYIRERGEEAALEANVVGLKPGMLQLLGRMHFRTSYGQNVLKHSVQVAHLTGIIAAEIGLDEALARRAGLLHDIGKSIDREIEGTHTEIGANLARRFGEPDEVVDAIAHHHELELAETLYPVIVSAADAISAARPGARRESLESYLKRLEGLETIATSFPGVEKSYAIQAGREIRIIVEPDKVDDASAVLLARDIANRIEQDMEYPGQVQVTVVRESRAVQYAR; the protein is encoded by the coding sequence ATGGGGGGTTTTGGGGTCGTTCTCGCGCTGCTTTTGGGCCTCCTTATCGGGGGCGCGGTGGGGCTCTTGTGGCGCCGGCAGCGCGACGACGAGATCATCGCGCGCGCCGAAGCGGAGGCCGACAAGCGGCGGCGCAGCGCCCAGGAGGAGGCGCAGCGCCTCGTCGCGGCGGCGCAAGCGCGGAGCGACGAGCTGCTAGCGGGGGCGCGCGAACGCCTCGAGGAGGAGGCGCGGCGCGCCAAGGCCGCCCTCGACGAGGAGCTCCGGCGCACCCGGCAGGTGTTCGACTTCGAGCTCGCCCGTCTGCGCGAGGACGCCGAACGCGACCGCGAGAGCGCCCGCGAGCTGCGCGAGGAGCTCCGGCGCGACCGCGAGCGCCTCGACGCTACCGAGGAGCGGCTGACGCGGCGCGGCGAACAGCAAGACGCGCGCGCGCTCAAGCTCGACGACCTCGAGGAGCGGCTCGACCGCCGCGAGGAGGCGCTCGAAGCGCGCGAGGAGGCGCTCGAGGCGCAGCGCAGTGAGGTCGAGCGGCGCCTCTACGAGGTCGCGCAGCTCACCCGCGAGAGCGCCACGGAGATGATCCTCGCCAAGCTCGACAGCGAGCTCGAGCGCGAAAAGGCCGTGCGCATCCGCGCGCAGCTCGAGCGCGCCGACAGCGAAGCCAAACGCAAGAGCACCAACATCTTGGCGCAGGCGGTGCAGCGGAGCGCCTCGGAGGTCTCGGCGGCGATTAGCGTCTCCGTGGTGCCGATCCCCAGCGACGCCATGAAAGGCCGCATCATCGGGCGCGAGGGGCGCAACATCCGCGCCTTCGAGTCGCTCACCGGGGTCGATCTGATCATCGACGACACCCCCGAGGCGGTGCTCCTCAGCTCGTTTAACCCCATCCGCCGCGAGGTCGCCAAGCTCGCCCTGACCGAACTCGTCACCGACGGGCGCATCCACCCCGCCCGCATCGAGGAGACGGTACAAAAGGCGCAGAGCGAGATGCAGAGCTATATCCGCGAGCGCGGCGAAGAGGCCGCTTTAGAGGCCAACGTCGTGGGGCTCAAACCGGGGATGCTGCAGCTTCTGGGCCGCATGCACTTTCGCACGTCCTACGGTCAGAACGTCCTCAAGCACTCCGTACAGGTCGCCCACCTCACCGGCATCATCGCCGCCGAGATCGGGCTCGACGAGGCGCTCGCGCGCCGCGCCGGGCTCTTGCACGACATCGGCAAGTCGATCGACCGCGAGATCGAGGGGACGCACACCGAGATCGGCGCCAACTTGGCGCGGCGCTTCGGCGAACCCGACGAGGTCGTCGACGCGATCGCCCATCACCACGAGCTCGAGCTCGCCGAAACCCTCTACCCGGTGATCGTCTCCGCCGCCGACGCGATCAGCGCGGCGCGGCCGGGGGCGCGCCGCGAAAGCCTAGAGAGCTACCTCAAACGGCTCGAGGGTTTAGAGACCATCGCCACCAGCTTTCCCGGCGTCGAGAAGTCCTACGCCATCCAGGCGGGCCGAGAGATCCGCATCATCGTCGAACCCGACAAGGTCGACGACGCCTCGGCGGTACTGCTAGCCCGCGACATCGCCAACCGCATCGAACAGGACATGGAGTACCCCGGGCAGGTGCAGGTGACCGTGGTGCGCGAGTCGCGCGCGGTGCAGTACGCGAGGTGA